Proteins encoded in a region of the Panicum hallii strain FIL2 chromosome 3, PHallii_v3.1, whole genome shotgun sequence genome:
- the LOC112887167 gene encoding wall-associated receptor kinase 2-like, which translates to MLILLPYLLLLQLTAFSATPEAQITSGCPDRCGGIAIQYPFGIGTGCFRKGFEIICDRSMNRPVLAGTTKPVPVNHLSIRTAEARVMLPVAWQCFNSSDSVYAYSDGDVQFNLDEVYRISNTNNQLVVIGCNTLGYTQSQRSEGNDYDYGYYTGCMCYCNNSRSAMNGACAGVGCCRLDIPQGLTDNRMNFNVYTHKARLGYSPCDYAFLVDRSNYTFHTADLKMDINTTMPVWLDWAIRDNLTCDEAKKAAESYACVTPNSECRDSSNGLGYVCNCSMGYEGNPYIANGCTDINECERRQEYPCRGVCRNTLGSYECKCPSGSHSADPFNDPCNPNFPLAAKIATGAIGGLFIIAVAVFVSLLVKEKRKMKDYFRKNGGPIIEEVNKIKLFRKEELEQILNRNNCIGQGGFGEVYKGYIRDETHLVAVKKPKIDVKLAGQFANEVIIQSRVLHKNIVKLIGCCLEVDVPILVYEYVRNGSLDKILHDSNRVPLSLDIRLQIAAQAAKGLAYMHSEITTPILHGDVKPANILLDEDFVPKISDFGTSRMITVDENYASTIIGNWGYMDPEYVLTGLYTSKSDVYSFGVVLLELITRKKALDPDNNILLGNSLDTYTKKKRVIELVDPEIAAIGSTGIFHSLAELIVQCLSSDVDQRPEMADVAEHLQYLLK; encoded by the exons ATGTTAATCTTGCTGCCATATCTACTGCTACTACAATTAACAGCTTTCAGTGCTACTCCTGAGGCTCAGATCACATCTGGATGCCCAGACAGATGTGGCGGCATAGCCATCCAGTATCCATTCGGCATCGGCACAGGCTGCTTCCGCAAGGGCTTCGAGATCATCTGTGACCGCAGCATGAACAGGCCGGTGCTTGCTGGCACCACCAAGCCCGTCCCGGTCAACCACCTCTCCATCAGGACGGCGGAGGCCCGTGTGATGCTGCCTGTCGCGTGGCAGTGCTTCAACTCCTCAGATTCAGTGTATGCCTATAGCGATGGCGATGTGCAGTTCAACCTTGACGAGGTGTACCGCATCTCCAACACCAACAACCAGCTTGTTGTCATCGGCTGCAACACCCTGGGTTACACCCAGAGCCAGCGGAGTGAGGGAAATGACTACGACTATGGGTACTATACCGGCTGCATGTGCTACTGCAACAACTCTCGGAGCGCGATGAATGGCGCCTGCGCCGGTGTCGGCTGTTGCCGTCTCGACATTCCGCAGGGCCTCACCGACAACAGGATGAACTTCAATGTGTACACCCACAAAGCAAGGCTGGGGTACAGCCCCTGCGACTACGCCTTCCTTGTGGACAGGAGCAACTACACCTTCCACACAGCTGACCTGAAGATGGACATCAACACTACGATGCCAGTGTGGCTGGACTGGGCCATCCGTGACAACCTGACATGCGACGAGGCGAAGAAGGCGGCGGAGAGCTATGCTTGTGTGACCCCCAACAGTGAGTGTCGTGACTCCTCCAATGGGCTTGGGTACGTCTGCAACTGCAGCATGGGCTACGAAGGCAACCCCTATATTGCAAACGGTTGTACCG ATATCAATGAGTGTGAACGTCGTCAAGAGTATCCATGCAGAGGCGTTTGCCGGAATACTCTGGGTTCCTACGAATGCAAATGCCCCAGTGGTTCCCACAGTGCTGATCCGTTCAATGATCCTTGCAACCCCAATTTTCCACTTGCAGCAAAAATCGCCACCG GTGCAATAGGTGGACTTTTTATCATAGCAGTTGCAGTGTTTGTCAGTCTTCTTGTCAAAGAGAAAAGAAAGATGAAAGATTATTTTAGAAAGAATGGGGGTCCTATAATAGAAGAAGTTAACAAGATTAAACTGTTCAggaaggaggagctggagcaaaTACTAAATAGAAATAATTGTATTGGACAAGGTGGCTTTGGTGAGGTTTATAAGGGCTATATTAGAGATGAAACTCACCTAGTAGCAGTAAAGAAACCCAAAATTGATGTTAAATTGGCAGGCCAGTTCGCAAACGAAGTTATCATTCAATCTCGAGTCTTGCACAAGAACATTGTTAAGCTAATAGGGTGTTGCCTAGAAGTTGATGTTCCAATTTTGGTCTATGAGTATGTGCGCAACGGTAGCCTCGATAAAATTCTGCATGACAGCAACAGGGTGCCTCTCAGCTTGGATATACGTCTACAAATTGCTGCACAAGCAGCAAAGGGTCTAGCTTACATGCATTCAGAAATCACTACACCAATTCTGCATGGCGATGTTAAGCCAGCTAATATACTTTTAGATGAGGACTTTGTACCAAAGATCTCCGACTTCGGTACATCTAGGATGATTACTGTTGATGAAAATTATGCCAGCACTATCATTGGTAACTGGGGCTACATGGATCCAGAATATGTGCTAACAGGCTTATACACCAGTAAAAGTGACGTCTACAGTTTTGGAGTCGTGCTCTTAGAACTGATTACCAGGAAGAAGGCCTTAGATCCTGACAATAACATCTTACTCGGGAACTCCCTTGACACTTACACAAAGAAGAAGAGAGTAATTGAGCTCGTTGACCCAGAAATCGCAGCAATTGGAAGCACGGGGATATTTCATAGTTTGGCAGAACTTATTGTTCAATGTCTAAGTAGTGATGTTGATCAAAGACCCGAGATGGCAGATGTAGCAGAGCACCTTCAGTACCTGCTGAAGTGA